The following proteins are encoded in a genomic region of Penaeus chinensis breed Huanghai No. 1 chromosome 10, ASM1920278v2, whole genome shotgun sequence:
- the LOC125029922 gene encoding uncharacterized protein LOC125029922, with amino-acid sequence MPHTSNVCVWQLNQMEIYKFAEKRQQLKDVLDCKVLPGESVAKQHRPLVCKIKIKTIKSIQQKRIRKTKWWRLEESECLEKIVQRVDMELEKGERNWETVSDKIRKSAQETHRESSGNKKEGKETCLENGQDGINKALKIGKERNKNSQDVYQAKTIKKANGNILSIQPLEGELVERITETEVKVALRKMKNGKSVGPDIPADVWKHLGNTGVELLTKWFNDILNTGTMPEEWRTSTLIPIFKNKGDIQECGI; translated from the exons ATGCCTCATACTTCAAACGTCTGTgtgtggcagctaaatcaaatggAAATCTACAAGTTCGCTGAGAA GAGGCAACAACTAAAGGATGTACTCGATTGCAAAGTTCTACCAGGTGAGAGTGTGGCGAAACAGCATAGGCCCCTAGTTTGCAAGATCAAAATTAAAACTATCAAATCCATACAGCAGAAAAGAATACGGAAAACGAAATGGTGGAGACTCGAGGAAAGTGAGTGTCTAGAGAAAATTGTGCAAAGAGTAGATATGGAattagaaaagggggaaagaaactgGGAGACCGTCAGTGATAAAATCAGAAAAAGTGCACAGGAGACACACAGGGAAAGTTCCGGGAATAAGAAAGAGGGTAAGGAGACCTG TTTAGAAAATGGTCAAGATGGAATTAACAAGGCATTGAAAATTgggaaagaacgaaataaaaactCACAAGATGTGTATCAAGCAAAGACGATAAAGAAGGCAAATGGAAATATCCTAAGCATCCAACCATTAGAAGGGGAACTCGTGGAAAGAATTACTGAAACCGAAGTGAAAGTCGCCTTGAGAAAGATGAAGAATGGGAAGAGTGTTGGACCTGACATACCAGCAGACGTTTGGAAACACCTAGGAAATACAGGAGTGGAATTACTGACGAAATGGTTTAATGACATCTTAAACACTGGTACTATGCCTGAGGAATGGAGAACCAGCACACTGATCCCCATCTTTAAGAACAAAGGGGACATTCAGGAATGCGGGATATAG